A single genomic interval of Chloracidobacterium validum harbors:
- a CDS encoding carboxypeptidase-like regulatory domain-containing protein: MRHHAKQFFYRSAQLVGVALCLGLNGSPALAQNGAIRGTVFYQENANAKPEPRPGVEILILRQDIKGQLKTKTDKKGGYFYTVQAFGTYVVVAHGPGYKYQVKPPVRITSTEPLQIDITITPGDGSLPPVAQLLAEAQGGGTPEAPAAPAAPADPPEPTAEEKEAAAKLKAERERIEKENERARNINEELRRLMEAGNAAFNRKDFETAASEYRKALELDDNQPGFLGNLASATLEIAVKRYNAKQRDEAKKAFQESGDAAARAVALNDAQPAERRDPVYRSKAAEAYRFLAELYADAEAGEKAGKFYSELADAQTDPKKRLEFKVKAGDAYRFAGKFKQADEFYRAVLQEDGNNLSAMNGLAMSLLSSDPELLDPNKAGEAIALFEMVAAKATDQNMKQSAQASAEYIRTTAKEIVRPKPARKRN, translated from the coding sequence ATGCGGCATCATGCGAAGCAGTTTTTTTACCGTAGCGCGCAGTTGGTTGGGGTGGCGCTCTGCCTTGGGCTGAACGGGTCGCCGGCTCTGGCGCAAAATGGAGCGATTCGTGGAACGGTCTTTTACCAGGAAAACGCGAACGCCAAGCCAGAGCCGCGGCCCGGCGTGGAGATTCTCATTCTACGTCAGGACATCAAGGGCCAGCTCAAGACCAAGACCGATAAAAAGGGCGGATATTTCTACACGGTCCAGGCCTTTGGCACTTACGTCGTCGTGGCGCATGGGCCAGGCTATAAGTACCAAGTCAAGCCTCCCGTCCGCATCACCAGTACCGAGCCGTTACAGATCGATATCACGATCACGCCGGGGGATGGGAGTCTTCCGCCGGTGGCGCAGCTTTTAGCCGAAGCCCAAGGTGGGGGCACCCCGGAAGCCCCGGCTGCCCCAGCCGCGCCGGCCGACCCGCCAGAGCCGACGGCTGAAGAAAAGGAAGCCGCGGCCAAGCTCAAGGCTGAACGGGAACGCATCGAGAAAGAAAATGAGCGGGCGCGCAACATCAACGAAGAACTCCGGCGGCTCATGGAAGCCGGCAATGCGGCCTTTAACCGAAAAGACTTTGAAACGGCCGCCAGCGAGTACCGGAAAGCACTCGAACTCGATGACAACCAGCCTGGTTTTTTGGGCAACTTAGCCTCGGCGACGCTTGAAATCGCCGTCAAACGCTACAATGCCAAGCAGCGTGATGAGGCGAAAAAAGCTTTTCAGGAATCCGGTGATGCGGCTGCGCGCGCCGTCGCGCTCAATGATGCCCAGCCTGCCGAACGGCGCGATCCGGTGTACCGGAGCAAGGCCGCCGAGGCTTACCGTTTCCTGGCGGAGTTGTATGCTGATGCTGAAGCGGGTGAAAAGGCCGGGAAGTTTTACAGTGAACTTGCCGATGCCCAGACCGACCCCAAGAAGCGCCTTGAATTCAAGGTCAAAGCGGGAGATGCCTATCGGTTTGCGGGCAAGTTCAAGCAGGCTGATGAGTTCTACCGCGCCGTGCTTCAGGAAGATGGTAACAATCTTTCAGCCATGAACGGGCTGGCAATGTCTCTGCTGTCGTCTGACCCGGAGCTGCTCGATCCAAACAAGGCCGGTGAGGCGATTGCTTTGTTTGAAATGGTGGCGGCCAAGGCGACCGACCAGAACATGAAGCAATCCGCGCAGGCCAGCGCCGAGTATATTCGGACAACCGCCAAGGAAATCGTGCGTCCCAAACCGGCGCGGAAGAGAAACTAA
- a CDS encoding ABC1 kinase family protein has translation MTPPSSTANTSLNAPLLDRATSTVARHSVAGRYQVARRAAEVVGAATPLLLGYWRDEQRFFFFGGSREVTEAMHAQRARRIRSEIERLGVGFIKVGQVVSTRGDLLPEPYLNELRALQDNLTPLTFQAVRAALEAAYGCPLEDVFEAFEPAPIATASIGQVHRATYDGQPVVVKLIRPGIEHQLATDFRIVTTLLRFLDEQLVRFRRENSDVHVLTRLFSQIVTEVNAGLREEMDFVFERANAERLGALLADNPLVVVPKVIGELCRPNVLVLEYRPGIKISDGDALRAAGFRPLEIVERLVEVYLEMILVHGVYHADPHPGNVAVDERGRIILYDFGIVRTLSARIRESLLKMTLDGLRGDVSAIVDELYRMGVVDPAADRATALRVGEKFRELYLRDMPTAERIEGVGRYMRDAFGYVPLRMPKEMVYVFRVVSMLEGLGTCFKPGWNIMADASPAVQRGIRKMMMANETIRWPELVAQWVGRWVRSLFTRPA, from the coding sequence GTGACGCCTCCAAGCTCGACTGCCAACACTTCACTGAACGCGCCGCTGCTTGACCGTGCCACTTCCACGGTGGCGCGTCATTCGGTGGCCGGTCGCTATCAAGTGGCACGCCGCGCGGCCGAGGTCGTTGGAGCCGCCACCCCGTTGCTTCTCGGATATTGGCGGGATGAGCAACGGTTTTTCTTTTTTGGCGGGTCGCGTGAAGTGACCGAAGCCATGCATGCGCAGCGGGCGCGGCGGATTCGTTCTGAAATCGAACGCCTTGGCGTTGGCTTCATCAAGGTTGGGCAGGTTGTGAGCACCCGGGGTGACCTGTTGCCAGAGCCTTACTTGAACGAACTGCGCGCCCTCCAGGACAACCTGACGCCACTGACGTTTCAGGCTGTGCGAGCTGCCCTCGAAGCGGCCTACGGCTGCCCGCTGGAAGATGTTTTTGAAGCGTTTGAGCCGGCGCCAATTGCAACGGCCAGTATCGGGCAGGTTCACCGGGCGACCTACGACGGCCAACCCGTCGTGGTCAAGCTCATTCGTCCCGGCATCGAGCACCAACTGGCGACGGACTTTCGGATCGTCACCACGCTGCTGCGCTTTCTGGACGAACAGTTGGTTCGCTTTCGGCGAGAAAATTCGGATGTCCATGTGTTGACCCGGCTGTTTTCCCAAATCGTGACCGAGGTCAATGCCGGATTGCGCGAAGAGATGGACTTTGTTTTTGAGCGCGCCAATGCCGAGCGGCTTGGGGCGTTGTTGGCCGATAATCCGCTCGTGGTGGTTCCGAAAGTGATTGGCGAGCTATGCCGGCCAAACGTGCTGGTGTTGGAGTATCGTCCGGGCATCAAGATCAGCGACGGCGACGCGCTCCGAGCCGCCGGCTTCAGGCCGCTCGAAATTGTTGAGCGTTTGGTTGAGGTCTATCTGGAAATGATCCTGGTTCACGGCGTGTACCACGCCGACCCGCATCCAGGGAATGTCGCCGTGGACGAGCGCGGACGCATCATTTTGTATGACTTCGGCATCGTACGAACGCTTTCAGCACGCATTCGGGAGAGCCTGCTCAAGATGACGCTCGATGGGTTACGTGGCGACGTGTCTGCCATCGTGGATGAACTGTACCGCATGGGCGTGGTGGACCCGGCGGCTGACCGCGCCACGGCGCTGCGCGTCGGCGAGAAGTTTCGCGAACTCTACTTGCGCGACATGCCGACGGCGGAGCGCATCGAGGGCGTCGGGCGCTACATGCGCGACGCCTTTGGCTACGTCCCGCTGCGCATGCCAAAGGAAATGGTGTATGTCTTTCGTGTGGTTTCCATGCTCGAAGGCTTGGGAACCTGTTTCAAACCTGGGTGGAACATCATGGCGGACGCCTCGCCCGCGGTCCAGCGGGGCATTCGTAAAATGATGATGGCAAATGAAACAATCAGGTGGCCCGAACTTGTCGCCCAATGGGTTGGGCGGTGGGTTCGGTCACTCTTTACCCGTCCAGCATAG
- a CDS encoding energy transducer TonB family protein: MPDQHPPTPPPTQAAEVPSRRAYILRGFIYATPHTLGFEGSPSFWVRHGFKLGLGLALLLHLPFWGYQMYRTFIVPFEVDVVESAYDVDWVTLTDPRYKPLPNPEGLITPNATVNEAAQADARRRAEEAARRRREAEARRRAEAERRRREQESEPERRAAEEARRGRATESAPNEPDREPPPNRPLGFGKVDVGPIKAVVTKLYALSESGELDIEQETFVITLAFRVEPSGRLTGIRIVKSSGIDAVDEAALNIARAVSASQALGPLHILTSTTLTLDVGPQFMTLRIGGFAASPLEASALQNLINGGLTLVPRKPDTAAFLNNTSIKADGKRLTATVQMTRSQLNALLKQNFKKG; the protein is encoded by the coding sequence ATGCCTGACCAACACCCACCCACCCCACCGCCCACGCAAGCAGCCGAAGTCCCGTCCCGGCGAGCGTATATTCTGCGGGGCTTCATCTACGCCACGCCGCACACGCTTGGCTTTGAGGGTTCGCCATCCTTTTGGGTCCGGCATGGGTTCAAGCTGGGGCTGGGGCTGGCGCTCCTGCTGCATCTTCCATTCTGGGGCTACCAGATGTATCGGACGTTCATCGTTCCCTTTGAGGTCGATGTCGTCGAGAGCGCTTACGATGTTGATTGGGTGACGCTCACGGATCCGCGCTACAAGCCGTTGCCTAACCCCGAAGGCCTGATAACGCCAAATGCAACCGTGAATGAAGCGGCCCAAGCTGACGCCCGCCGCCGTGCCGAAGAAGCAGCTCGCCGCCGGCGCGAAGCAGAAGCCCGCCGGCGCGCCGAGGCCGAGCGTCGCCGCCGGGAACAAGAATCCGAACCAGAAAGGCGCGCGGCCGAAGAAGCACGCCGTGGGCGCGCCACGGAGTCGGCGCCAAACGAACCCGACCGCGAGCCGCCACCGAACCGTCCCCTGGGGTTTGGCAAGGTTGATGTTGGGCCGATCAAGGCAGTTGTCACGAAGCTCTACGCGCTGAGTGAATCCGGCGAACTAGACATTGAACAAGAAACCTTCGTCATTACGCTTGCCTTTCGGGTCGAGCCCAGCGGCCGACTGACTGGCATTCGGATTGTCAAGTCGTCCGGGATTGATGCTGTGGATGAAGCGGCACTCAACATTGCGCGTGCCGTCAGCGCGTCGCAGGCACTTGGTCCGCTGCACATTTTGACTTCAACGACCTTGACGCTCGATGTCGGCCCACAGTTCATGACGCTCCGAATTGGTGGTTTTGCGGCCTCGCCGCTGGAAGCCAGCGCCTTGCAGAATCTCATCAATGGGGGCTTGACGCTCGTTCCGCGCAAGCCCGACACGGCGGCATTCTTGAACAACACCAGCATCAAAGCCGATGGCAAGCGCTTGACGGCGACGGTTCAGATGACACGCAGCCAGTTGAACGCCCTACTGAAGCAGAACTTCAAGAAGGGTTAG
- a CDS encoding Mov34/MPN/PAD-1 family protein, producing MTFRIKSVREVAPARRSLPHVVETIGRPSTDGLQVFLSRQAEEKILLAAPPEPSTEALPDLVRAFLGENECGGLLIGNVYVADINGHDVVFTAIVDAIPAQEASAGPTFVEMGATDLLAVTTYLRRLREGQANVVEADLRIVGWYHTHPGFGVFMSGTDQSTQRQVFGMTWQVAIVYDPLNGEYGLFHGKDSQHLAGWYIFDAQAEGFPLPSTEAATKTRPSHDPSLRQRLMTELDAVKQGVRAALSRYRDPGNP from the coding sequence ATGACCTTTCGCATCAAATCCGTCCGTGAAGTTGCGCCGGCCCGGCGTTCGTTGCCGCATGTCGTGGAAACCATCGGTCGCCCTTCGACCGATGGGCTGCAAGTCTTTCTTTCGAGACAAGCCGAAGAAAAAATCCTGCTGGCCGCACCGCCTGAACCGTCCACGGAAGCGCTGCCGGACCTCGTGCGCGCCTTCCTTGGTGAAAATGAGTGCGGGGGGCTGCTGATTGGCAATGTTTACGTGGCGGACATCAATGGTCACGATGTCGTGTTCACGGCCATCGTGGATGCCATACCAGCCCAGGAGGCCAGTGCCGGTCCGACGTTTGTTGAAATGGGGGCGACCGACTTACTTGCCGTGACGACCTACCTGCGCCGACTGCGCGAAGGTCAAGCCAATGTCGTCGAAGCTGACTTGCGGATTGTCGGCTGGTATCACACGCATCCAGGCTTTGGGGTGTTTATGTCGGGCACGGACCAGTCCACCCAGCGGCAAGTCTTTGGCATGACGTGGCAGGTAGCCATCGTTTACGATCCACTCAATGGCGAGTACGGGCTATTCCACGGCAAGGATTCGCAGCACCTCGCCGGGTGGTACATCTTTGACGCGCAAGCAGAAGGGTTTCCCCTCCCGTCCACCGAAGCAGCGACCAAAACGCGCCCTAGCCATGACCCTTCACTCCGCCAGCGGTTGATGACCGAGCTGGACGCGGTAAAACAAGGCGTGCGCGCCGCATTGTCCCGCTATCGTGATCCGGGCAACCCGTGA
- a CDS encoding ribonuclease D: MWIDTDRAFQEFCHHALTQTTELTIDLEFQGEGRYAPLVCLVQLGLRQLFVAVDPFRVNLTPLAALLTASHIRKIFHAGSQDIALLRRETGAVPVNVFDTQIAAAFLGYGEATGYAALVQRFTKAVLSKKQQFTDWTRRPLLPEQVEYALNDVRYLFPVYDGLCQQLEQHGRLDWVLEACADATAQAVRGREAGQEYLKIGKLASLSQQELAVLRELCQWREMTARARNRPVGTILHDDVLRQIAYTLPKSEAALRQMRGTNNLSRESIVEILDTIQQALALPESEWPEAVAAREYDPTLDGLATLLGAVLRLRAGALDLAPSLLATRDELLRFAGWVLQGSPPDGAGGFPLLQGWRRAVAGELLLDLVTGKSLLQIAPTEPGAVRIVAAGTLPSP, from the coding sequence ATGTGGATAGACACCGACCGCGCATTTCAAGAGTTCTGTCACCACGCGCTCACCCAGACCACGGAACTGACCATTGACCTGGAGTTTCAGGGTGAAGGGCGCTATGCGCCACTGGTGTGCCTGGTTCAACTCGGACTGCGGCAACTGTTTGTCGCGGTTGATCCCTTCCGCGTCAACCTTACGCCCCTGGCCGCCTTGCTGACGGCTTCACACATTCGGAAAATCTTTCATGCCGGAAGCCAGGACATTGCGCTGCTCCGACGCGAGACGGGAGCCGTCCCGGTCAACGTTTTTGACACCCAGATCGCAGCCGCTTTTCTCGGCTATGGCGAGGCCACTGGCTACGCGGCGCTGGTTCAGCGGTTCACCAAAGCCGTCTTGAGCAAGAAGCAGCAGTTTACCGACTGGACGCGCCGTCCGCTTTTGCCGGAACAGGTTGAGTACGCCCTCAACGACGTGCGTTACCTCTTTCCGGTCTATGATGGCCTATGCCAACAACTGGAACAGCACGGGCGACTGGACTGGGTGCTCGAAGCCTGCGCGGACGCCACGGCGCAAGCAGTCCGCGGGCGTGAGGCCGGGCAGGAATACCTCAAAATTGGCAAGCTTGCTTCACTGAGTCAGCAGGAGTTGGCGGTGCTGCGCGAATTGTGCCAGTGGCGGGAGATGACGGCGCGGGCACGCAACCGCCCGGTGGGAACGATCCTGCACGATGATGTGTTGCGGCAAATTGCTTACACGCTACCGAAGTCAGAAGCGGCCCTGCGGCAGATGCGCGGGACAAACAACCTATCGCGTGAGTCCATCGTTGAGATTCTCGACACCATTCAGCAGGCGTTGGCATTGCCGGAGAGCGAGTGGCCAGAAGCGGTTGCGGCCCGCGAGTACGATCCGACCCTGGACGGGTTGGCGACCTTGCTGGGAGCCGTGCTGCGGCTGCGGGCCGGGGCGCTCGACCTGGCCCCCAGCCTCCTGGCAACACGCGACGAACTCCTCCGCTTTGCCGGCTGGGTTCTCCAGGGGAGTCCACCAGACGGAGCCGGTGGCTTTCCCCTGTTGCAGGGCTGGCGGCGGGCTGTCGCTGGGGAACTGCTACTTGATTTGGTTACGGGTAAGTCACTGCTTCAGATTGCGCCGACCGAACCAGGGGCCGTGCGGATTGTCGCGGCTGGCACGCTGCCCTCCCCCTAG
- a CDS encoding M1 family metallopeptidase: protein MKRIHSGLFAVLLFTGLIGWGAVGSAVAQSKSKPSDKFRQLDEVLPTPNEYRTASGAPGHRYWQNRADHVINVELDDERQRIQASETITYTNASPDELRYLWLQLDQNIFAKNSDAFRSQTSGGLDRVPLSVLDSLLRRPEFDGGYNITAVKDAKGQPLKYVVVKTMMRVDLPTPLKPGQQVSFSVDWNYNINDAVKLGGRSGYEYFPKDKNYIYEMAQWFPRMCAYTDYRGWQHTQFLGAGEFTLEFGNYRVSITAPSDHIVAATGVLQNPKQVLTAEQIARLEQARTAAKPVLIVTPDEAKRAEQGRATDKKTWVFQAENVRDFAFASSRKFIWDAMGHNVEGNQVLAMSYYPNEGNPLWEKYSTHAIIHTLNVYSRYTFTYPYPVAISVNGPVGGMEYPMICFNGPRPLEDGTYSARTKYGLISVIIHEVGHNYFPMIVNSDERQWTWMDEGLNTFLQHLAEQEWEDQYPSFRGEPQYIVDYMKSENQVPIMTQSDSVLQFGNNAYAKPATALNILRETILGRELFDYAFKEYARRWKFKRPEPADFFRTMEDASGVDLDWFWRGWFYSTDHVDISIENVRWYRLDTQNPDVEKALRRQERAARPVTQSQERNKPLPKRVDQYPELKDFYNQYDELDVTDADRELYQRFLATLTDREKEILNAGLNFYFVDFKNIGGLVMPIILDVTYTDGTKEELRFPAEIWRLNNTEVSKLIVTPKEIASLTLDPRLETADADLTNNFFPRRPVKSRFQVFKEQRQGPPNPMQLERKRQSPAQGDSPRP from the coding sequence ATGAAAAGAATTCACTCTGGTCTGTTTGCTGTTTTGTTGTTCACTGGATTGATCGGTTGGGGGGCGGTGGGAAGTGCCGTTGCGCAGTCCAAGTCCAAACCAAGCGATAAGTTCCGCCAACTGGATGAAGTGCTGCCGACGCCGAATGAGTACCGCACGGCGTCCGGCGCGCCGGGCCATCGGTACTGGCAGAATCGTGCCGATCATGTCATCAACGTCGAGCTGGATGACGAGCGGCAGCGCATCCAGGCCAGCGAAACCATCACCTACACCAACGCTTCGCCGGATGAGCTACGCTATCTCTGGCTCCAGCTTGACCAAAACATCTTTGCCAAGAATAGCGACGCCTTTCGGTCACAGACCTCCGGCGGCCTCGACCGGGTGCCGCTGTCGGTGCTGGATAGTCTCCTGCGGCGACCCGAGTTCGATGGCGGCTACAACATTACGGCCGTGAAAGACGCCAAGGGGCAGCCCCTCAAGTATGTCGTCGTCAAGACGATGATGCGCGTTGACCTTCCGACGCCGCTCAAGCCAGGTCAGCAAGTCAGTTTTTCGGTGGATTGGAACTACAACATCAATGACGCCGTGAAACTGGGCGGGCGTTCGGGTTATGAGTACTTCCCGAAAGACAAAAACTACATTTACGAAATGGCGCAGTGGTTTCCGCGCATGTGCGCCTATACGGACTATCGGGGCTGGCAGCATACGCAATTTTTAGGCGCGGGTGAGTTTACCCTGGAATTTGGCAACTACCGGGTGTCCATCACCGCGCCGAGCGACCACATCGTCGCGGCAACCGGTGTGCTGCAAAATCCGAAGCAAGTGTTGACGGCCGAGCAGATTGCGCGCCTCGAGCAAGCCCGAACGGCCGCCAAGCCGGTGCTCATTGTCACACCGGACGAGGCCAAACGCGCCGAGCAGGGCCGCGCGACCGACAAGAAGACCTGGGTCTTTCAGGCTGAAAATGTGCGCGACTTTGCCTTTGCCTCGTCGCGGAAGTTCATCTGGGATGCCATGGGGCACAACGTCGAAGGCAACCAGGTTTTGGCCATGTCCTACTACCCGAACGAGGGCAATCCGCTGTGGGAAAAGTATTCGACCCACGCCATCATTCATACGCTCAACGTCTATTCGCGCTACACCTTCACCTACCCATACCCGGTCGCCATTTCGGTCAACGGTCCGGTTGGTGGCATGGAATATCCGATGATTTGCTTCAACGGCCCGCGTCCGCTCGAAGACGGCACCTATTCGGCGCGCACCAAGTATGGCCTCATCAGCGTCATCATTCACGAAGTCGGCCACAACTATTTCCCGATGATCGTCAACTCTGATGAACGCCAGTGGACCTGGATGGATGAGGGCCTCAATACCTTCCTCCAGCATTTGGCCGAGCAGGAATGGGAAGATCAGTACCCGTCATTTCGCGGCGAACCACAGTACATCGTGGACTACATGAAAAGCGAAAACCAAGTGCCCATCATGACGCAGTCGGATTCGGTGCTCCAGTTTGGAAACAACGCCTACGCCAAGCCGGCCACGGCGCTCAACATTCTCCGGGAAACCATCCTGGGACGTGAGCTGTTTGACTATGCTTTCAAGGAATACGCGCGCCGGTGGAAGTTCAAGCGCCCTGAACCGGCCGACTTTTTCCGCACGATGGAAGACGCCTCCGGCGTGGACTTGGACTGGTTCTGGCGCGGATGGTTCTACTCGACCGATCACGTGGACATCTCGATTGAAAACGTCCGGTGGTATCGCCTCGACACGCAGAACCCGGATGTCGAAAAAGCGTTGCGCCGTCAGGAGCGCGCGGCGCGCCCGGTAACGCAATCGCAGGAGCGGAACAAGCCACTTCCGAAGCGGGTTGACCAGTATCCAGAACTCAAGGACTTCTACAACCAGTATGACGAACTGGATGTCACCGACGCCGACCGTGAGCTGTATCAGCGGTTTCTGGCAACCTTGACCGACCGCGAGAAAGAAATCCTCAACGCCGGACTCAACTTCTACTTTGTTGACTTCAAGAACATTGGCGGCCTCGTCATGCCGATTATCCTGGACGTGACCTACACCGATGGCACAAAAGAGGAGCTGCGCTTCCCGGCCGAAATCTGGCGACTCAACAACACTGAAGTCTCAAAGCTCATCGTGACGCCAAAAGAAATTGCCAGCCTTACGCTTGACCCGCGGCTGGAGACGGCGGACGCCGATTTGACCAACAACTTTTTCCCACGCCGGCCGGTCAAGTCGCGCTTCCAGGTTTTCAAGGAGCAGCGCCAGGGACCGCCCAACCCCATGCAACTCGAGCGCAAGCGTCAGTCCCCGGCCCAGGGAGACAGTCCGCGCCCATAG
- a CDS encoding aminopeptidase P N-terminal domain-containing protein, with translation MPNHFGEVFPPPAFNAERHAKRRQRVFKALGDDLMLLYNPPEAHRTHDLYYRYRPDSDVYYLTGFEEPDAIVLLVGGKTPRFIMFVRPRDPERETWDGARAGVEGARTCYGADEAFPIERFDAQIGAYLEQTQTLHFKFGRDEQLNQRVIQAFRAAARRRHRQGPAPGIIRDTLPILGKMRLAKDADELLRMRRAADIAAEAHLWAMQSTRPGQYEFQVEAELEYIFRRRGALGSSYTSIVGGGANATVLHYSANNALLRDGDLLLIDAGAEYGYYASDITRTFPVGHRFTPAQREIYELVLAAQKAAIAAVQPGARFDDYHQVALETLIDGLRDLKLLTGSLDEIKEKKTYMKYYMHRAGHWLGSDVHDACTYFTQETENGTFLYEKLRPGCVVTVEPGLYFAPGGKGVPKRYAGIGVRIEDDVLVTRTGNEVLTAAVPKEVADIEAIRRVAPAPGGLPA, from the coding sequence ATGCCCAATCATTTTGGCGAAGTTTTCCCGCCGCCTGCTTTCAACGCCGAACGTCATGCCAAGCGTCGCCAGCGTGTGTTCAAGGCGCTGGGCGATGACCTGATGTTGCTTTACAACCCGCCCGAAGCCCACCGGACGCATGATTTGTACTACCGCTATCGCCCGGATAGTGACGTGTATTACCTCACCGGGTTTGAGGAGCCGGATGCCATCGTGCTGCTGGTTGGCGGTAAAACGCCTAGGTTTATCATGTTCGTTCGTCCCCGCGACCCTGAGCGCGAAACGTGGGATGGCGCGCGGGCCGGCGTCGAGGGGGCCAGAACCTGTTATGGAGCGGATGAGGCGTTCCCGATTGAGCGCTTCGACGCGCAGATCGGCGCTTACCTGGAACAAACCCAAACGCTGCACTTCAAGTTTGGGCGCGACGAGCAACTCAATCAGCGTGTCATCCAGGCCTTTCGCGCGGCGGCGCGGCGGCGTCACCGGCAGGGTCCAGCGCCTGGCATTATCCGCGACACCTTGCCGATCCTGGGCAAGATGCGCCTTGCCAAAGACGCCGATGAACTCCTTCGCATGCGCCGCGCGGCCGATATTGCGGCTGAAGCTCATCTCTGGGCAATGCAAAGCACTCGCCCAGGGCAGTATGAGTTTCAGGTCGAAGCCGAGCTGGAATACATCTTTCGCAGGCGCGGCGCACTGGGTAGCTCCTACACTTCGATTGTGGGTGGCGGCGCCAACGCCACGGTGCTGCACTACAGCGCCAACAATGCCCTTTTGCGGGACGGCGACCTCTTGCTGATAGATGCCGGGGCCGAGTATGGCTACTACGCCAGCGACATCACGCGGACGTTTCCCGTCGGGCACCGCTTCACGCCAGCGCAGCGAGAAATTTATGAGCTGGTGCTGGCCGCGCAAAAAGCCGCGATTGCCGCCGTTCAACCCGGCGCGCGCTTTGACGACTACCACCAAGTCGCGCTCGAAACCCTGATTGATGGGTTGCGTGACCTCAAGCTGCTGACCGGCTCGCTGGATGAAATCAAGGAAAAGAAAACGTATATGAAGTACTACATGCACCGGGCGGGTCACTGGCTGGGCAGTGATGTCCACGACGCCTGTACCTACTTCACCCAGGAAACTGAAAACGGAACGTTCCTCTATGAAAAGCTGCGTCCGGGCTGTGTCGTGACGGTCGAGCCAGGTCTTTATTTCGCGCCGGGGGGCAAGGGGGTGCCGAAACGCTATGCCGGCATCGGCGTCCGCATCGAGGATGATGTCCTCGTCACCCGCACCGGTAACGAAGTCCTCACGGCGGCCGTCCCCAAGGAAGTCGCCGACATCGAGGCGATCCGCCGTGTCGCTCCGGCTCCTGGGGGGCTGCCGGCATGA
- a CDS encoding indole-3-glycerol phosphate synthase TrpC codes for MTQPVSRRPTLSEIVAARRQFLTHDQPSFQALAPARGTLLPALQTDAPAIIAEIKPISPSDGVLQAQPDLPAILSVYDARAAAISVLTEPRYFGGSLDLLREVAGRSSRPTLCKDFILDIRQVHAARAAGAEAVLLIVKILDDERLQSLHAEIERWNMTPVVEVQTEAELERALAVDPSVMLINNRNLETFEISLDTTKRLAPRVPLGIVTVAASGIHGRADIEALLPYCTRFLVGTHLMRAPDLTAAFDELLGRARA; via the coding sequence ATGACGCAACCTGTCTCACGTCGTCCGACGCTGAGTGAAATTGTAGCCGCGCGCCGCCAGTTTCTCACTCACGACCAACCCTCATTTCAGGCACTTGCGCCGGCGCGGGGGACATTGCTCCCGGCCCTACAGACTGATGCGCCGGCCATTATTGCCGAAATCAAGCCTATTTCACCGAGTGATGGCGTGTTGCAGGCGCAACCCGACCTGCCGGCTATTCTGTCAGTTTACGACGCGCGCGCGGCCGCGATTTCCGTTTTGACCGAACCACGCTACTTCGGCGGTAGCCTGGACTTGTTGCGCGAGGTGGCTGGTCGGTCGTCGCGTCCGACGCTGTGCAAGGATTTCATTCTGGACATCCGCCAGGTGCATGCGGCCCGCGCCGCCGGGGCGGAAGCCGTGCTGCTGATTGTGAAAATTCTGGACGATGAGCGCCTGCAATCGCTGCATGCCGAGATTGAACGCTGGAACATGACGCCGGTGGTCGAAGTTCAAACCGAAGCTGAGTTGGAGCGCGCCCTGGCCGTTGACCCTTCAGTGATGCTGATCAACAACCGCAACCTGGAAACATTTGAAATTTCGCTTGATACGACAAAACGACTTGCGCCCCGCGTGCCGCTCGGTATCGTAACGGTGGCCGCCAGCGGCATTCACGGCCGCGCGGACATTGAAGCACTGTTACCCTATTGCACGCGCTTTCTGGTCGGAACGCATCTGATGCGCGCCCCAGACCTGACGGCAGCTTTTGACGAGTTGCTCGGACGCGCGCGCGCCTGA